In the genome of Longimicrobiales bacterium, the window GAAATAGACCGCGGCATTGGCGTCACGGGCCAGGCCGAACGCGGTGCTGTCGACACCGCTCGCGGCGCTGGTTGGATCTGCAGCGTTATTCCATGACGACGGCGGATCGACAAGCAGTATCGCGCGGCGAAGACGCACATATGCGAGCGCCGCGGTCAGCACCTGACTGCTCGCGTCGCCGGTGAATCCGGCGCTGTCGAACGGCGGGATGCACAGCAGGTTCAGATCTTCCACCTCGTCGAACGCATGGAGGCCCGTCTTCGGTGGCACCGCGCTGCCGAGTATTGCCGCGTCCACGGGCGTCGCCCCACCGTCTACACGCACGATGACTGCTGTCGCCCCGCCGTTCAGAAAGTACTGCTGCACCGCGTAACCCAGCGCGCTCTGTTCCCATAGCGTGCCGAATGCGCTTTCGAACTCGCCGAAGCCATGAATGATGCGCGCGCGGTTCACCGGTCCGCGCCTCGCCCGGCCTATGAAGCCGGTGACGGACGTGCTCACGCCGGTAATCGTTGGCACGCCGCTCGGGACTTCCTCGATGTAGACACGGGGGACGGTCGGTTCGGTGCGATCCATCACACTACCTCGACATGCCAGCCGATGCGGCGCAGCGTCCGATTCAGCAGGTTACGCGTATCATCGAACGTCAGCAGGCGGAGTGCGTCCGCCGGCGTACACCAGCGTTGTTCGCGATCCTCCGCATCGCTGACCGTACCAGCCGTGCGGACGAGGAAGTACGTTACGGCGTACGTTTCGCCGCCTTCGCGAAAGGAGCTGCTGCCGACTTCGCTCACGATCTCGCCCACTACGCCGCCCTCCTCCTCCAACTCCCGGAGTGCGGCGGCTGCGATACTCTCCCCAGGTTCAACGTGCCCTTTGGGGAATATCCACGCATCTGGATCCCTGCGCGCCCGCACGAGCAGGATGATGGGCTGGTCATCCTGCATGCGAAACGCAATCGCGCCCGCCTGTTGAATCGCATTCATCAGCACCCGTGGGTACGTGGATGCAAATTACCCGCCGGCGTTCTTTACAGCGGCGCTCAGCAGGCGCTCGGAGAAGCCGGCAACGAACGATTGCAGCAGGATCAGCCGCGAGTCCGCGCCTTCGAGCACGGTGCTTTCGAGCGCGAGAAATATGACGAGGGCGGCGATCCCGGCCACGACGATCCGCGCCATACTGCCGGTCCACGCCGTCAGCTGCTTCGGAATGG includes:
- a CDS encoding NUDIX domain-containing protein is translated as MNAIQQAGAIAFRMQDDQPIILLVRARRDPDAWIFPKGHVEPGESIAAAALRELEEEGGVVGEIVSEVGSSSFREGGETYAVTYFLVRTAGTVSDAEDREQRWCTPADALRLLTFDDTRNLLNRTLRRIGWHVEVV